DNA sequence from the Bombus vancouverensis nearcticus chromosome 8, iyBomVanc1_principal, whole genome shotgun sequence genome:
cttcgtttaatttttttcccttattgtctttacatatttggagtttaaacgcgttataagtacgtttttttttttaacatgattacgtagaattcttattctgaataaattatttgtttccgcttcataactgtttctaaattacagtgcatttaatcttgaaatgcacagtaacattttatactttttacgttctaaggaattttcaggatcggttaaaaattaaattacagtaatggtaatactcaatattaatgtcagacgtggatacttcactgttttgtataataatttgttatcttggcatcgatcaaggtatttaatatacaaagcgtacagattaataagaattttaattaatccttcttctatagtattcaccgttcttttcgagctcgtaccatttcaaatagactttcgaatagatttcaaagatttgtctgttcaaataaaacgcgatcttttttatttccctatcagtcgtccgttactgttccgttgtttccaacagattgcagattcgtttaaaaaacatttgtaacgaaaaacaaacccactcgcagaaatgttattcaatatcgcatttataactttcatagacatcctcctctcattgctatcattgtaaacagatttaaacttcgtttgcaaacactcgcgattaaaaaaaaaaaaaaagaagaattaatcttaaacaattttatcttgtgttccatttataattttcataattgtcttcccgacgttgtatcattttaaatggcttttttctatccatctatgttgcagcgagatcaacggtcctaattactaaattgcacgatgtgttcatacaaattcactttttatgaacgcgatgaaacgaaatgaaacctaagtagagatttgttttctcatcaagtataacgagttttatactttggatagattgcctcgttgtgagaaggtcttaatcgtttataattgcgattaagtaattgcaataagtcatatttttaagaaacgttctcacatgctgtcacacactctaattagaaaaggatcatgaaacattcggtttatgatattatttgttcgtaaatcttcctgcttccggaaacttttttaaatatgaaaatatttatatacaaaattaaatatttttttcaatatcaacacttcttgcgtttatgttgtcctagtcagaattatattatttcgtgtatcctgttgctttttatatgatagtcctcccgttggccgcggattcgttatcaagcctgaggccctcgtcactagtgtcactatcgacaataaaggtaccccacccgcaaccggacgatggagaactccaacacggaatcgcaatctcccgcgagccctgcccgggagggcgcctcgagctcggactcggaatgtgactcgagctcggattcggattcagactcgacatccgaagtggcatccgaacacacgttgtcggcacgggatcgtaagagtatcgtgcgcgcactaaagcggtcgctagggaagaagaagaggaagaagaagaagaagaagaagaaaggacaccGGGCAACCTGGGTATCGCTACCGCGATTCAACCCCGAAGCCGCGGACGCAGATCCAGCCGCCTGGTGCACAGCCGTCGGCCTGCTCATGAGGGACCACCCCCTGAAAAACAGCGCACTGTATTCTGCCCTAAACCGTGCCCTAGAGGGTCCGGCAGCGTATTGGCTTACGCAGATAATGAACGGCGACGAGCTCACCTGGCCagattttaaggaacaattcgccgcgcacttcggtggccaagaagtagcagccgcgtcgctaatcaaggtagccgaggaactaccgcgggacggcgaaacaccaggagcgtacggaaatcgtatcatcaccctcctggggtcgaagtggcgaaattcaaccagggaagaggtactcgccgccaccgccctccatctgctgggctcgcgcgatgaacgttttaaacgaCTAGCGCTCACGAGTGACATCACGTCGGTGAAACAATTCCAAAGAGAAATGAAGCCCTTCCTATACACGGAGTGACCAACGCCCCCGCCGTGGAGGTTATTAGCGAGCTCCGGAAACAAACGAGGCAGGTCACCCGCCCCCTGCACCAGGTGTGGCCACTGCGGTATTTACGGACATCCGACATTCGAATGCCGCAAGAGGGCGAAGTGGGAACCGAAGAAGGACCCCCGACGCCCGGAGGAAAGCCGACCGGCTGCACCACCAAAAGCGTTGTGCTTTCACTGCCACATGCCGGGACACATCGCGTCTCGCTGTCCATCGCGGCGAGAAGAAAAACATTGCCCCGAGGACGAGCGCCGGGTCGATGCCTGCGTGGTGGAAGCCCCGACGGGTAGACTAAGCCAGCAGGCCACACACGAGGATGTGTAAGTGTCAGGATGGCcgagtcggagacgaaaggacgccggggcccctctggaacttcaggaCAACACCCTAACCTTGCAACCTAGAGCCTAATATAGCCATAACGAAACAGTCGCAAGTATCCAAACCGATAGCAATCGTACGTCGATCGGAGGATCGTGTGTACTGAGACACTCGACCGGAGTCTTGTTtcggtggcgtcgttgggatgacgagcagtcttgctagagagctgatcggtgaaggaagtcgagtgccttacgagcagggagtggtgcacgtgtgagttagagcaaggaaacctgtcctcccgttggtcacggattcgttatcaagcctgaggccctcgtcactagtgtaactatcgacaataaaggtagcccacgcgcgaccggacgatggagaacttcaacgcagaaccgctacctcccgcgagccctccccgggagggcgcctcgagctcggactcggagattcagactcgacatatatattattatatatgtcggagatgaaagaacagcggagcctttggaattttggataatcccgcaacattgtaacctagagtctactatagctgtaattgaacaactgtagttattcaacccgattgtaattgttcgagagtcgtgataatgagcttgggctcgaggcgacagtcagtcgccgaacgtagccgcggtcacgggatgaacgttttgcctaacaaggtatggagtaattctatagctctccttaaaagaaatattcggggcgacacgagacaataaacattccaacggtttctgtcccgtggctcgccacgtgcagaccctattcttcgagtaagatgattgccagatgtcgatgcgtctccgcaggacatgttcggctagcccgagagcccgttataaatcttaaggtttagttaactaaagtccttcaaacagacaaacagtctttgtcccaactacgggaagataggggagacatatttttcaactagtggcgtctcccactagcaactttccctcgagggcggctaacatccttttctaaacaccgatatggagattgaccaattagcagcaacgccaatttcccttactttctgaacgaaggcttttctcgacgaatccgatgatctcgtgtccttagacacaccccattatagttttcctctgtggcatcatcgggacaggaaaggcattctcgttcgcgatctcaatgatgaaaggagtaaccctttacgaccagtgaatatcacgcatccgacttagattttgtgagtacgttcatctatcatcccgttgaccgcggattcgttattgaacctaggatcattgtcattagtttctcgagtgcctaactaccacggttacttgtccggctctataataatcgtatttgcactagccgatgtcttctctattgcacaacgacaacgtgtaactcaaacgaagattcgtttcacgcccctaaccctaattctaatgtccgctccgacatatatattatatatactattatatctatataatatatgtatttatatctataaatatatgtataaatatatctatttaaaaaaataaagttgaccttcatatatcgccaataatatcgcgtgcgtaaaaagaaactaattacatttaattctttttttacatttatttatttttcattattatttttttcacaactaattacatttaattattacatttacatacatttaactattattacatacatttacatacatttaattattatttttttcataattatatctcgtttggaatatttttcgacataattaattgtttcaaaaacacatattccagccttctaaatgatttattttgcgtattatacgaattattccatctataaataaattgttctctctacacacaaacacgcacacagtctgttaattacacgagttaattgtaacatttttctcgataagttgacagagcaagaaAAATGAGCGACCaacatacctacaaactaatctccttcaatgcccgtggtagTGCGGAACATATACGgtatatatttgcatatactggcatcgaatATACCGAGGAGAGGATCCCTGAAGAACTGTGGCCtcaatacaaggattgtaagcgtgaagcatcgatttttactttcatcgttcaactctcagatatctaccatttactcaaacttttctgtatataaaactttcgtttcacgtgcaggctaaacttacttaaagtaaaatttcatacggaataaagtcgaacttttcattaagttttgcttccgtaatatcgtgtttatcgaataccaacttaattcacttacgattctcgaatttttgtgttgcaatctttattgtttacaatgaatcgaagcatttcgaatattttgagaaaaccgtaaataggtgacttaaaataggaatacaaaaatacttctacgtttctcgttaatttaaaaactttttaggacttgtcggaaaaaaggataaaaaattgaaatcagttcggaaatgaacaagaacatagctaaaaagtcgaaagaacaaagcagacataaaattcgatcttccgttgcgacatttctatcgtaaatagtataataaaagttttacgcagcatagacttcgatataatcttatatgtcgcttgcagatagagaaacaaaaaatcaacgtaagtctgtaaatcaatcctgtcggtgtaaaacacaaaattacgttcgcaagagacattcgatttatattccttgcatttcaattttcattacaagaaccgtgtacattttctaatattttttccgtgtctggtattatcttttatccttgattttaaaaactttaggttcttcccaacagtcaaaaacacgcgataccctgtccatcgtaatcgtaagaaaagaaaaaaaggagaaagaagacatttctgtatttctttactaggccatgttgattaaaaccgaaatgatttcgattcatctattcacaagaacgcaacggcctcggaagctgtgttgtgatttcctatcgatcgtttccctctacacaatgttcatatgagccatgtttgttcttagcaatgccttataaaaagctgcctgtgctggaggtagacgggaaaccggtagcggaGGCTGACgatgtggcgcgatacttggcgaggatgtacgatctaatgggaaggaACGAAAGGGATGCGTTGATATGCGACGAGCTCGTCGagactcttggagatttgaagcaaggtgagtaactgatgagatgactttgcatttgtctcaccacagagacagacgttcaagaattcattgtgaaaagacgagtacaaacaagatacgtatgtctttccgttaagcgaatgttacagtttgtttgcaaaagtcagtttttagattatagaatcgtagatagaatttagaggatagaaacttttagtagtcacctttagtttagtaaagtcttatcgacaataagcagactacgttatgatacaacgattccaactgaagatttctatcgacatcacgaattcgatggcttccaaattttcttctctgcaatctcagacgctcaactcgaaagaatcttttagatcccccgacaaacactcgactcaggttatctattatcgtaatcttcctacgggattttttttaactgcgttgcgttaacgagtaacgggataacatcacgtttctctcaacgcctttcaacgttctacaacttttattctttgcaaatccctgtctctatatgataaacgctggttatccgcggaatttacgatttcaatttctttaacgagatatttatcatattacacaattcctgtaaatgtatttgtaattatatcgccgaagaattgtatttaattaagctatgaagttttggaatcgtgagaaggattatttttatagaactgtctaatttccattcgacattgattcaggatacacattactcttttttacataataccagttttgtcatttttaattagcaaatacctccaaaggttgaagtttctaaaattatccattaaattctgttacgccgggcctctctgcctggcccaggtcacacaccgcgggccagacggacaccagatgtccgcttttccgtacggcgtaccctcaatatccttaagcacccgtcataaacccgagtcacttgcctgctaaggtccttcaaaacaaagaaacatctgtgtccgaagcatttctaaagactattgtctaccacggcgggacaagggaaagttagttttctcacgtgcgctgcaaccttcctcccactaaccactttctctcgagggtggttaagacccttcggttaaccaattaacagcgaaacctgtttccctcactctcttaactaacatcggctccaacaaatccgatggtcccgtgcgctagacacacccatccttagctttcctccgacacagcatcgtcactcaacttcacttcttctacatcgttggaaaagtcaactactaagtatacgctaatgcccaacggggcagtctaagcataacgcgagagtcggtctcggtattgtcgagcatacatttcctctcctaaatctcatagtgctacgtccactaatacactaaatctaattataagagccctgctctaacgcacatatctatcttagcttcgtgcgacaagttgttaattacttatctctctctgtcagtgtaatctaagtgctggaaacatataatttataattctgtgaatcacagggttatacaacctcaatcacccctattatctcaacggaaatcaggggatcgatcaattcgtggtgtcgattgttataatcgtaacggggatttacgacccccgttgacgtctctccttgcgattacgtctccccgcgattggtcgaagaaacaaattctgacaataaaataaaaatccaaattcttcctaaaaagctagtgatctttagttaagagttcgatttttcacatttttcaaggtaaattaaaaaaattgtttaatagaggaggtacaaaataaatgtatacaaaccttttttcagacgacatgggcggacttcgtgtttgcagcggcccttgaaaatttcgagtatgtgtttggggcatcagctttggataaatatccagctcttcgagcattgaagagaaggattcatagaataccggctatttctgattggctgattaggcgcccatacacaaacagctaaaaagctaaaaacgtgtggaaagaagatgaccagtacaccactacatatatgtagtatcgtggacgaaaggcctaagaaatatggggcgaactatgaacaatgtagggagagccgaggcgccgtcgggcccatcaatgtgtcatcggtcttttcaaatgcatagtttcgtggaaaagacctacgtgaccctggctacgagcgtctgcagaacacgtgtgcggtgggcctaggaaaaaggcaatagaatgcgacaacggccagagtgtgagtggaggagccgagtgcgagttgagcggagacagagtttgcgagtggcgttgccgagagagtgttgattgcgttttggtaaaagtcgagtcgctatctagttatttagttgcgctgttttctgtacgtttggcgtgaatagttcaggttgaacaacaatcgtctttttctgtctgattaacatctctattgtccactccttgtaaatacattatatcacgatattacatatttttgggggctcgtccgggattggacaagacagaaaacgaaacggtttaacagagctattcgagctagttgtgaatttaccggtacgcggtgcggtaaaagacgatatcgttgactgtttaagtttgtgtagtctgaaaaatggcaaacgttggggacgaacgattgtcgggtgaagagggttcgacgctggaggagctgaggagtaagctcgcgcgaatgaacctccctatatcgggtgcgaggtcagtgctgattgcaaggctgaatcgggcgtgtagggctggacaatcgtatcctaagggatcgacgggcggtgaagagctaaccggtcaacgagatttaggaaacgtacagagagctgagcgtgattgtaacgaagatgaagatgttgagaaaatgaatacgaaggagttgaaggagcgcctcgctagtttgggtttaaaaacgacgggaagaaaagtagaattacgcgcacggctacaagcggccatggatggtaacgacatatcgtcggaagaagaaagcgacgacgaaagtgaggatgaagatgacaagaaaaacgcaagaggatacaaaagagatacgcgaagggtgtatcaggaccgtgatgaatattgtcaaagggcatgtgttggttcgacactgagttttagatacgtcgaagatgcattagagtcgtttagtggcgacaaaggtgaaaatgtcgaacgatggttcgagtcgttcgaggaagtcgctgatacgtgcatgtggtcggatgggcagaaggcagtctacgccaagaagctgctgaagggatcagcgaaaatatttgcgagcttcgggtgtcatgccaggacttggcatgagttgaagagggggctagtgaaagaattttcgaggaaagtcaacagtaggcaagtacatcagaaacttgaaaaaacaaaaaaggagagtgatgaagcatgtttggcttacatgtaccgcatgctcgaaatagccagccatgtggacatagaggaggaagcaaaggtggaatacatagtggatggaataatagacgacgagaacaataaggctatattgtacggtgctacgtcaatcaaagagttgaggaagaggttagtgatgtacgaagagcagaagagtcgcagagcaaagtcgatcgtgaagccggctaaaacccagaagaacgggaagcccagtcaatctgtagatgcaatgaagaaaagaagatgcttcatttgcggtagtgaggatcatctaagtgttaagtgtccggagaggggagaaggtgttaggtgttccgagtgcagcggatttggacatattgcagcgaggtgtacggcacgaccgaaagagacttgcgtagtgtcaagatccgaaaaggggaagtatgtgaaggaagtggcaatagatgattgtaggtttgtggcactagtggatacgggtagtgatctcacgttcattcgatcagacgagtatgcggggttagggtcaccaccgctaggtaaatgcaagcttaagttcgacggtgttggttccgctggcaatgagacctggggtgaattcaccaaggtaatgacggttgatgggtgtaaactgccaatcactttgcacgttgtttcaaacaaaatattgacgaagcacggcctgttgttaggcactgattttctggatcaggtagagttacgggttaaacggggcgaagtgactttcttgcggcttgacgaacagactaacaaagacgtgtcggatgtgtttagaattaacGTAGTAGAACAGactgacgaaacagacctaacatacgtacaggaaccgcattatcgtgaagcgattcgagatatcgttagggggtataggccggagaagaagcgagacgtcggaataaccgcaaaagtagttttggaaagcgacaagccggtagcgcgaagaccgcgaagactggcgccgtcggaaagaaaggaagaagatgatctGATGGAAgtgtggacaaacgagggtgtcatcaaatcgtcagactcggagtatgcgagtccgataggtgtagttagaaagaaagatttgtgtgtgcgtgtggctagatgggccttgttactaggcgagtttaagtatcaggtgtgtcatcggccggggaaaagtatgcagcatgtagatgctccgagtaggaaccccctgccgagcactatgtatgtaacggagagtgaagaccggctgattgcacggttgagaagggcacagaacaaggacattgaagtctgtaggattttggacgccgcaacgtgcagtcaggccgatgggcaggtagtaagaaacaatattttgtataaggagtgtaaggacgatgtgctaatagtagtatcgaaggcgatgcgggctcaagtagtcaggcaagcgcacgagcgtgggcatttcgaggttaccaaaacagaagctatggtcaagaaggacttctggttcaaggggttacgcgaaaaggtcgaacacgtggtatccaactgccttgactgtagcctaaccgaacgaaacataagtaagctagaagggaacctgcgaaattacaagaaaagaagaaagcgtgcgaagcagtaccgaaggaaggacccgcacacacctcgattttatgaagccttgggtcctaaacgccgaaagtgacgcatctgatgacagcgagatagaaggcaacatctgagggcagatgttattgcaggatggccgaatgtagtatcgtggacgaaaggcctaagaaatatcgggcgaactatgaacaatgtcacgagagccgaggcgccgtcgggcccatcaatgtgtcatcggtcttttcaagtgcatagtttcgtggaaaagacctacgtgaccctggctacgagcgtctgcagaacacgtatgcggtgggcctaggaaaaaggcaatagaatgggacaacggccagagagggtcagtcgaggagcagagtgcgagtcgaggagccgagtgcgagttgagcggagacggaggttgcgagtggcgttgccgagagagtgtggattgcgctgttttctgtacgtttggtatgagtAGTTCAGGTtaatcaacaatcgtctttttctgtctgattaacatctctattgtccactccttgtaaatacattatatcacgatattacatatatatgtacgctggcatcgctatgttggtaaatgttcgatgttatacgtgtcgtaaaatgtaacagttctatttaaaaaaaaaaatttcgtgtctatgagtacgttaaaagtttaactataaaaagtctCATCTGAGCTGTGCTCCTTTATGGAAGGTATTATTGTGTTTgaaagaacacaatatataataaatgtatgtatgttctataataaatgtatgttctttcgaaaaaagttcgaaaattttctttcttttatccgtacttaactttttaataaaatgcacgattaattcttgtgtctcgtttaaacagcttttggtctatcgttatttcgaattatttgaacatcctgtgaatttactatttaattttacaatatcatttactatataattttacaattataattttacaatatcaataatttacaataagtGAGGGAAAAATCATTGAATGTTATATCTAGATGTCTATATACTATTTTAAACAATACTTAACTCGAGATACTCGTTTCGTCTCTTCATGATACTTACTGGCAATACCGAGTACAAATATGAtgttctttgaaaataaaaaatggatttgaaaacgttaatgcacgttttttttttttttttatttatttgttgaaattacaatcaattctcgcgttgagaattttcagtaatttttctggcgtggcgcagtgacatggctgtttatttacaataagttaatacttattatagataggtataatttataagtattataagtaagtgcatatgcttaatttggataattaaatgaatctaacgtttaggtctagcgggtagtgcctcttcagcctgcgaatctggtccgtcgtatcgagtagtccagtgatgagtttcctggaggccttccatagtgagtagttggagtcggctgtgggggataagctggcgaggtatttatggaaacagtcgtttttatagttttttaaggttctggatagctttctagttgcgttgtttagtttgcgtttgtcatccggtgttctatgggtctcccatactcttcttagtctacgtttttctgctattttttttagtatgtattggggatattcttgtttgctgttagatggctttgtcggtgtggagaggcggattgcgtttatt
Encoded proteins:
- the LOC117162989 gene encoding hematopoietic prostaglandin D synthase-like isoform X1, yielding MSDQHTYKLISFNARGSAEHIRYIFAYTGIEYTEERIPEELWPQYKDSMPYKKLPVLEVDGKPVAEADDVARYLARMYDLMGRNERDALICDELVETLGDLKQDDMGGLRVCSGP